The genomic region TCCCGGCGGTGAGGGTGACGGCGAAGATGTCGTCGTCGCCGTCCGGGTCGATCGAAGCGCTCACGACCGTACCCAGCGCCACCGTCTGAGCGCTCGCGGTGTCGACGTTGCTGATGGTGGTGCCGCTCACGGTGGCCGAGCCGTTGGGCTCGGTCTCGCTCACCAGCGGGCTGGCGATGTCGAGGGCGTAGGCGTTGAAGGGGCTCGAGCCCCCGTTCGCATCCTGAATGATGATGTAAACGGTCTTGTCGGCGTCGGCCGTGTACTCGAGCCAGGCATCGTCGGTGAAGTCCTGGTTGCTGTCGTTCTGGGCGATGACGGTCGTGCCGTCGTCGTCGAGCAGCGTCAACACCAGATCCGCGTTGCCGCTCAGGGTCTCGGTGTTCAACACGTAGGTCTGGCCGGAAGTCACGTTCAGCGCGTAGTAGTCAACGTCGGTTCCGCTGTCGGCCTGCAGGATGCCCTTGTAGGTCGTACCCGCGGTGACGGGGGTGGCGTTGGCGGTATCGTCGTTGGGTTCGTAGGGGTCGCTGGGGAGGGTGATGTCCAGGGGCACGACGAACGCATGGTCACCGCTGGAAACCTGTACGATGCCCTCGGCCGTTCCCGGGGCCACACCGCTCTTCTTGTGCGGACCGCCCACCATGACGCGGTAGTAACCGGGATCGATCTGCAGGAACATCGCGGTGCCGTCACCGAAGAGGCCGGTGCCGGTGGTCTGCGTAGGCAGGAGGGGGCGGTCGGGGAGGGGGTTGCCGTCGGCGTCCACCGGTTGCAGGGTGACGCTGGTCATCGGTAGGGGCGTGCCCGTGGTGAGGTCGACGACGTCGACGTAGACGTTCGCCCCCGCATCCGGGGCGGGCTCGCTGCCCCCGGCGATGGCCAGGGCTTTGGCCACGGCCGCGCCGGCGTCGACGATGCCCCAGCCCAGGTCCTCGTCAAAGCCCGGCAGGGTGTCGGCGTTGGCGTCCCAGGCGGTCTGGGTCAGGATGGCACGCACCTGGCGGGCGTCAAGGCTGCCGGGGCCGCCAGCGGCTTCGAGGATGAGAGCGGCCGTGCCCGCGGTGGCAGGGCTGGAGAACGAGGTCCCGGCGATGTAGGTGTAGTCGTTCTCGTCACCGGTGCAGCTTGCCCCCGTGGGGTCGTCGAGGATGCACTGGCGGGTGGTGGGTACCCAGATGTTCTGGCCGGGCGCGGCCACGTCGAGGTGGACGCCGCGGTTCGAGAAGTCGGTCCGCCGGCCGTCGGCGCGGGTGGCGGCGACGGTGATCAGGCCGGGGTGCCAGGCGGGTTCAGCGAAGCCGGTGGTGGGGGTGTTGCCCGCCGAGGTGACCAGGACGATGCCGTTCATCAGCATCCAGTCCATCAGGTCCTTGATCACCTGGTCGTAAGCGCCGCCTCCCCAGGACATGTTGAGCACGTCCACGTAGGGACGGCCCGGGGGCGGGGTGTAGCCGCCGCAGCCATCGGGAACGCTCAAGCCGAACGCGCTCGGACCGTCGACGGCGAAGAAGCCCCCGTAGACGATGCCCGAAAGGGTCAGGTACCCCTCGACCGGATGGTCGATGGCGATGGGGACGATGCTGGCGCCGTAGGCGATGCCGCGTCCGCCGATGTCGTTGGCGACGGCGGCGGCGGTGCCGGCCACGCTGGTGCCGTGGGTGCCCAGCCCGTTGTGGGGGGTGTCGGGGCAGATCAGCTCACCGGTGGTGCCGTAGAAACCGGGGTAGGCGATGTTGGCCTGGAGGTCGGGGTGGGTGTGGTCGATGAAGTCGTCGTGGATGGCGATGCGCACGCCCGCACCGGTGACGCCCGCGTCCCAGGCCTCGGGGGTGTTCATCTGGCGGTGCATCCACTGCTTGTCGAAGTCGGGGTCCGAGTACGGTGAGTCGGCCAGGGCGCCGATGCCCGTGCCGGTCGTGTTGACCGTACTCACGGGCTCGGGTTCCTTGACGAGGCGGTTGGGGGTGGCGTAACGCACGTCGTCGCGGCGTTCGAGGATGCCGAGCGCCTTCTCCACGGACATACTGTCGGGCAGCTTGACCAGCGCGGCCTTGAGGGGCGTCCAGTCGTCGATCAGGCTTCCGCCGAGGGCGTTGAGAATCGCGTCGAGGTCGGCCGCGTCACGGTAGCCGATGATCACCTGCCCGAGGACGTACTGCTTCGTCAGGTCCACGGACGGTGCGCCGTCGTTGCCGCCCGGAGCCCCGGTCTTGGGGGAGACGACGCCGGTGCTGCAGGCTGCGAGCAACACGAGTAAACCGGTGAGGTAGAGAAGCTTCTTCATGGTTTACCTCCCCCCCGCGCCGGCGACGGTAACGCCGTCTCCGGTGACGAAGGTGTTTACGGGGCCGTCCTCCACACCGAAGGGGCCCCAGATTCCGAAGAAGTCGGAGCCGATCGAGACCGCGTCCATCTCCCCGTCGTCGTTGAGGTGGGCCGTCACGGCGAAGGGCTGCCAGTCGTAGGTGTGGAAGGGTTGGAGGGTTTCACCCGAGATGCTGTACCCGCCCTCCACTTCGATCAGGCCGTGGGGGATACCCGAGATGCCGTAGCTGGCGAAGGGGTGGAACTCGCCGTCCGCTCCGGTCACGGTGAAGAGCGGCGAGATGTACTCGATGTTGAACCCGTCCACCTGCACGCGGTCGAGGACGATGGCCATGAGGAAGTTGATCGTCGAGGAGTTCTCTACCGAGATGACGTACCCCGGGGCCAGATCCACGTCGGTCACGTTGTCGCCGGGGGCCACGGCCTGCACCTTGAAGGCGGGGAGCGGCGTCACGCTGTACTCGGTCGACGCGGCCCGCTTATCGCCGTTCACGGCCTCGACGCGGTAGGTCAGCAGCACGCCGGGAAGGGTGCCGGGGGTGGCGTCGCGGAAGCTGTAGGAACCGGGGATCGGGTCGCCGTTCTCGTCCAGGTTCTGGGCGTCCTCGGCGGCGATGCGGCCGATGCGGTAGAACGTGCCGTTCTCGCCGTTCTTGCGGAAGATCTCGAAGGCCTCGGGCGCGGTCGCCGCGGGGTCGTAGGACCAGCTGAGGTCCACCCAGGTGATGGCTTTGTCGAGGCTGCTGTCCTGGGGCGCGGCCACCCCCTGCTTGGCGGCGTTCTGCACCGCTTCGCCCAACCGTTTCAGCGCCGCGACGTCGCCCGTCTTCATGGCGTTCACGATGGCGTCGCCGGTGAGGCCGGGGACGCTCAGGGTGCCGAAGACGGCCACGTCGCCGAAGGTGACCGCCTGCGCCGTCAGATCGGTGGGGCTGGCGGGAGCGTCGGCGGCGAGGTCGGGGCTGCGGTAGAGGTAGCCGATGGCTTCGGTGCGGTTGCCGTTGACGTCGTAGGCGACCGCGTGCACGGTGACGAAGTCGTTGTAGCCCGTCGTGTCGATCGTTACTTCTTTTTCGCTGCCGTCGAAGTCGAAGAAGCGCTGGTGGCGCACGTAGCCGTTCAGGTAGCCCGAGCTGCCGCCCTGCTGCCCGAGGGCCACGTCCAGGAACTGGAAGCCGTTGGTGTCGGGGTCGGCGACCGAACCGCTCACGGTGACCGTGACCTCCTGGCCGGGCTCGTACCATTCAGGAATGTCGAGGTTCAGCTCAGGAGGTTCGACGGTGGCCTGGGGATCGAACACCGGGCGAAGGATGGTGCTGTACAGGGTCTTCTCGTCGAGCGTCAGGAGCCCCGTCACCTTCGAGGTCGCGAAGCCGTCCTTGGTGAAGACCAGGGTGTACCGGCCCCGCTTGGTGTCGATCGAATAGTAGCCCTGGGCGTCCGTCGTGGCCGATTCGCCGGTTTGCACGATCGTCACGCTGACGCCCGCTACGGGCTCGCCGGCCTTCATGTCCACCACGTAACCGCTGATCGTGGCGTTCGGGGTCACGAACTCCCCGCAGGCGGCGAGTACCAACATCAACAGTGCTCCGATGAATAGTTTCAACCTCATGCGTTCACCTCTTTCCTCCTGCGATTCAAGTAGGGTCCTGCGATCGTCGATGCTGCAACGTTGCTCAGTTTTCACCTCCGCGCAATGATGATAAGGCTTTAAGACAAATTAAACGTGGTTTTGTATCCCAATGTCAACCGCTCCCCCTGGGGTAGAGTGGGCGCATGGGAATACTGCTGATCGTGGCGCTGGTCGCCGTGGTGTTGGGCATCGGGCTGCTGGCCCAGCCCGGGCGCCGCAGCCTGGGCACCGCGTTGATCCTGACCGGGTTGCTCCTCGGGGTGGTCTCGCGCAGCTTCGTGGTCGTCCCCGCGGGGCACGTGGGCGTCGTCTTCAACGTTTTCTCGGGCGTGCAGCCCGACGCCCTCGACGAGGGGCTGCACTTCATCCTGCCGCTCGTGCAGGAGGTCGTGCTCTACGACGCGCGCCTGCAGGAGGTCACCCTCTCGAAGTCCAACGCCCGGCGGGTCGGCTTCGGCCCCATCCAGGCCCGCAGCAAGGAGGGTCTGGACATCGGGGTGGACGTGACCGTGCAGTACCGCATCGAGAAGGCTAGGGCCCCGCTGTTGCACAAGGAGGTGGGTCCGGCCTACCGCGAGACGATGATCGTGCCGCAGATCCGCAGCAAGGTGCGCGACGCCGTCGGCCTCTTCAACGCCGCGGAGCTGATCAGCACCCGCCGCGGCGACCTCGAGCGCTCGGTCACCACGGCCCTGCGGGAGGCGTTGGCGCAGAA from Oceanithermus desulfurans harbors:
- a CDS encoding S8 family serine peptidase is translated as MKKLLYLTGLLVLLAACSTGVVSPKTGAPGGNDGAPSVDLTKQYVLGQVIIGYRDAADLDAILNALGGSLIDDWTPLKAALVKLPDSMSVEKALGILERRDDVRYATPNRLVKEPEPVSTVNTTGTGIGALADSPYSDPDFDKQWMHRQMNTPEAWDAGVTGAGVRIAIHDDFIDHTHPDLQANIAYPGFYGTTGELICPDTPHNGLGTHGTSVAGTAAAVANDIGGRGIAYGASIVPIAIDHPVEGYLTLSGIVYGGFFAVDGPSAFGLSVPDGCGGYTPPPGRPYVDVLNMSWGGGAYDQVIKDLMDWMLMNGIVLVTSAGNTPTTGFAEPAWHPGLITVAATRADGRRTDFSNRGVHLDVAAPGQNIWVPTTRQCILDDPTGASCTGDENDYTYIAGTSFSSPATAGTAALILEAAGGPGSLDARQVRAILTQTAWDANADTLPGFDEDLGWGIVDAGAAVAKALAIAGGSEPAPDAGANVYVDVVDLTTGTPLPMTSVTLQPVDADGNPLPDRPLLPTQTTGTGLFGDGTAMFLQIDPGYYRVMVGGPHKKSGVAPGTAEGIVQVSSGDHAFVVPLDITLPSDPYEPNDDTANATPVTAGTTYKGILQADSGTDVDYYALNVTSGQTYVLNTETLSGNADLVLTLLDDDGTTVIAQNDSNQDFTDDAWLEYTADADKTVYIIIQDANGGSSPFNAYALDIASPLVSETEPNGSATVSGTTISNVDTASAQTVALGTVVSASIDPDGDDDIFAVTLTAGTTLVADVEAYASGAPDTMLAVYDSNGDQVAFNDDFTGRESRLEFTPGTSGTYYVLVTAWDGDAGGSTTGDYVLSLTLLDTP
- a CDS encoding carboxypeptidase regulatory-like domain-containing protein — protein: MRLKLFIGALLMLVLAACGEFVTPNATISGYVVDMKAGEPVAGVSVTIVQTGESATTDAQGYYSIDTKRGRYTLVFTKDGFATSKVTGLLTLDEKTLYSTILRPVFDPQATVEPPELNLDIPEWYEPGQEVTVTVSGSVADPDTNGFQFLDVALGQQGGSSGYLNGYVRHQRFFDFDGSEKEVTIDTTGYNDFVTVHAVAYDVNGNRTEAIGYLYRSPDLAADAPASPTDLTAQAVTFGDVAVFGTLSVPGLTGDAIVNAMKTGDVAALKRLGEAVQNAAKQGVAAPQDSSLDKAITWVDLSWSYDPAATAPEAFEIFRKNGENGTFYRIGRIAAEDAQNLDENGDPIPGSYSFRDATPGTLPGVLLTYRVEAVNGDKRAASTEYSVTPLPAFKVQAVAPGDNVTDVDLAPGYVISVENSSTINFLMAIVLDRVQVDGFNIEYISPLFTVTGADGEFHPFASYGISGIPHGLIEVEGGYSISGETLQPFHTYDWQPFAVTAHLNDDGEMDAVSIGSDFFGIWGPFGVEDGPVNTFVTGDGVTVAGAGGR
- a CDS encoding prohibitin family protein, whose amino-acid sequence is MGILLIVALVAVVLGIGLLAQPGRRSLGTALILTGLLLGVVSRSFVVVPAGHVGVVFNVFSGVQPDALDEGLHFILPLVQEVVLYDARLQEVTLSKSNARRVGFGPIQARSKEGLDIGVDVTVQYRIEKARAPLLHKEVGPAYRETMIVPQIRSKVRDAVGLFNAAELISTRRGDLERSVTTALREALAQKHIILESVLLREIRIPDTVARVIEEKQTAEQQVQIEENRRRQAEIAAQRRVIEAQAERDAAILKAEGEAKALELRGEALKRYPQVIQLTVAEKLAPNIKTIMLPTDGNFLLDLRKLEEAAPSR